The Methylomonas koyamae genome has a segment encoding these proteins:
- a CDS encoding TIGR03790 family protein, whose translation MCYAKLIRLLPLVLALACWHGANVQAEAISPLYRPAPALTGRDLAVIVNDADPLSRQIGEYYRQQRQIPAEQIIHLQFPPRQAVMSQRTFEALKRQVDQQTPAHVQAFALTWLLPFRVDCMSITTAFAAGYDPAFCAKGCQTTRNSPYFTSETDKPFKTHAWRPTMAVAGKTFEDAKRLIDTGVAADYSHPQGAAYLLKTSDKARSSRAQTFPKVAEALQNFWPVHYLEQDYISGRQDVMFYFTGLTHVPHLDENRYLPGAIADHLTSTGGVLSGGGQMSITEWLRAGATASYGAVVEPCNFPAKFPNPGVVLYFYLRGSSLIEAYWKSVQQPGQGIFVGEPLAKPFAYRPKP comes from the coding sequence GTGTGTTACGCCAAACTGATTCGATTGCTACCACTGGTACTGGCTCTGGCCTGCTGGCATGGCGCCAACGTGCAGGCCGAAGCGATTTCGCCGCTGTACCGGCCGGCACCGGCGCTGACGGGGCGGGATTTGGCGGTGATCGTCAACGACGCCGACCCGCTGAGCCGCCAAATCGGCGAATATTACCGCCAGCAGCGGCAAATTCCGGCCGAGCAGATTATCCATCTGCAGTTTCCGCCGCGGCAGGCGGTGATGTCGCAACGCACCTTCGAGGCATTGAAGCGGCAAGTCGACCAACAAACTCCGGCCCACGTCCAGGCGTTTGCGTTGACCTGGCTGCTGCCGTTCCGGGTGGATTGCATGTCGATCACGACCGCGTTCGCGGCCGGTTACGATCCGGCCTTCTGCGCCAAAGGCTGCCAAACCACGCGCAACAGCCCTTATTTCACCTCGGAAACCGACAAACCGTTTAAGACCCACGCCTGGCGGCCGACCATGGCCGTGGCCGGCAAAACCTTCGAAGACGCCAAGAGATTGATCGATACCGGCGTCGCTGCCGATTATTCGCATCCGCAAGGCGCGGCTTATTTGCTGAAAACCTCGGACAAGGCGCGCAGCTCGCGTGCCCAAACCTTTCCCAAAGTGGCCGAGGCGCTGCAGAATTTCTGGCCGGTGCATTATCTGGAACAGGATTACATCAGCGGCCGCCAGGACGTGATGTTTTATTTCACCGGCCTGACCCACGTGCCGCATTTGGACGAAAACCGTTATCTGCCGGGGGCGATCGCCGACCATTTGACCTCGACCGGCGGCGTGCTGTCCGGCGGCGGCCAAATGAGCATCACCGAATGGCTGCGCGCCGGAGCCACCGCCAGCTACGGCGCGGTGGTCGAACCGTGTAACTTTCCGGCCAAGTTTCCGAACCCCGGCGTGGTGCTGTATTTTTACCTGCGCGGCAGCAGCTTGATCGAAGCATATTGGAAAAGCGTGCAGCAGCCGGGACAGGGCATTTTCGTCGGCGAGCCGCTGGCCAAACCCTTCGCCTACCGGCCGAAGCCTTAA
- a CDS encoding sensor domain-containing diguanylate cyclase yields MLAKSAKTSYARSLIEASLDPLVTISADGKIMDVNSATEKVTGVPRKELIGSDFSNYFTDPQKAQDGYRLAFSQGKVTDYPLAICHASGKITEVLYNATVYRDEDGNIAGIFAAARDVTALKKAQRELEAAILHMQLIREMTDLLQSCQKMDEAYPIMKAAFMRLFPESDGGLYMLDAAGNSLVLADSWGDIRLEAVFNPDECWGMRRGRIHLAGCCNSINPVCDHVCADAGPYLCIPLLAHARGLGLIYIEPRFADPNADGIERMLSIAEAAADSARLALANLTLREELHELSIRDPLTGLFNRRFLEEVLDRELLRMRRSEQMLAVAMIDIDHFKIFNDNYGHDAGDEVLKKTGHLLNGFREGSDIVCRYGGEEFVVVTTEVDPQKILRRLENLRLEVEHLSVKFGNQQLPNLSVSIGVAIFPAHGSNRVELLNRADQALYVAKEAGRNRLVVAG; encoded by the coding sequence ATGTTGGCGAAATCTGCAAAAACATCGTATGCGCGCAGCCTGATCGAGGCCAGCCTCGACCCGTTGGTCACGATCAGCGCCGACGGCAAGATCATGGACGTCAACAGCGCCACCGAAAAAGTCACCGGCGTGCCGCGTAAGGAACTGATCGGCAGCGATTTTTCCAACTATTTCACCGATCCGCAAAAAGCCCAGGACGGCTACCGCCTGGCTTTCTCGCAAGGCAAGGTCACCGATTATCCGCTGGCGATCTGCCACGCCTCCGGCAAGATCACCGAAGTTCTATACAACGCCACGGTCTACCGCGACGAAGACGGCAATATCGCCGGCATTTTCGCGGCGGCCCGCGATGTCACGGCCTTGAAAAAAGCCCAGCGCGAACTGGAAGCGGCGATCTTGCATATGCAATTGATCCGGGAAATGACCGATCTGCTGCAAAGCTGCCAGAAAATGGACGAAGCCTATCCGATCATGAAAGCGGCCTTCATGCGCTTGTTTCCGGAGTCCGACGGCGGCCTGTATATGCTGGACGCGGCCGGCAATTCGTTGGTACTGGCAGACTCCTGGGGCGATATCCGACTGGAGGCCGTGTTCAACCCCGACGAGTGCTGGGGCATGCGCCGCGGCCGCATCCATCTTGCCGGCTGCTGCAATTCGATCAATCCGGTCTGCGACCATGTCTGCGCCGATGCCGGCCCCTACCTGTGCATCCCGTTGTTGGCCCACGCCCGCGGCTTGGGATTGATCTATATCGAACCCCGTTTCGCCGACCCGAACGCCGACGGCATCGAGCGGATGCTGTCGATCGCCGAGGCGGCGGCGGACAGTGCCCGCTTGGCGCTGGCCAACCTGACGTTGCGGGAAGAACTGCACGAATTATCGATCCGCGACCCGTTAACCGGTTTGTTCAACCGCCGCTTCCTGGAAGAGGTGCTGGACCGGGAGCTGCTGCGGATGCGGCGGAGCGAGCAAATGCTGGCCGTGGCGATGATCGATATCGACCATTTCAAGATATTCAACGATAACTACGGCCATGACGCCGGCGACGAGGTGTTGAAGAAAACCGGCCATTTGCTGAACGGTTTTCGCGAGGGCAGCGACATCGTCTGCCGCTACGGCGGCGAGGAGTTCGTCGTCGTAACCACCGAAGTCGATCCGCAGAAAATTTTACGCCGTCTGGAAAATTTGCGGCTGGAAGTGGAGCATCTCAGTGTCAAGTTCGGTAACCAACAATTACCCAACTTGAGCGTGTCGATCGGCGTGGCGATTTTTCCGGCTCACGGCAGCAACCGGGTGGAGTTGCTGAACCGGGCCGACCAGGCGCTGTACGTCGCCAAGGAAGCCGGCCGCAACCGGCTGGTCGTGGCCGGTTAG
- a CDS encoding fumarate hydratase yields MTTIRQDDFIQSIADALQFISYYHPKDFIDALYAAYQKEQGPAAKDAMAQILINSRMCAEGRRPICQDTGIVTVFLKIGMDVRWDAKLSVTEMVNAGVRQAYLHPDNVLRASILADPAGKRINTKDNTPAVVHMELVPGDKVDVEVAAKGGGSEAKSKFVMLNPADNIVDWVLKTVPTMGAGWCPPGILGIGIGGTAEKAMILAKQACMGSIDIQDLLARGPSNALEELRLELYDKVNALGIGAQGLGGLTTVLDVKILDYPTHAANKPVAMIPNCAATRHAHFVLDGSGPALLTPPKLSDWPEITQSASSARRVNIDGLTKQDVADWKPGETLLLSGTLLTGRDAAHKRIVDLLNKGEPLPDGVDLKDKFIYYVGPVDPVRDEVVGPAGPTTATRMDSFTDTVLEQTGLLGMIGKSERGPQAIEAIAKHKAVYLIAVGGAAYLVSKAIKQARVVAFPELGMEAIHEFVVEDMPVTVAVDSRGESIHNSAPKLWQAKIGKIKLVAE; encoded by the coding sequence ATGACCACGATCCGCCAAGACGATTTCATCCAAAGCATCGCCGATGCCTTGCAGTTCATTTCCTATTACCACCCCAAAGATTTTATCGACGCCTTATATGCCGCCTACCAAAAGGAACAAGGTCCGGCGGCGAAGGATGCGATGGCGCAGATTTTGATTAATTCCCGGATGTGCGCCGAAGGCCGCCGGCCGATTTGCCAGGATACCGGCATTGTCACGGTGTTTTTGAAGATCGGCATGGATGTGCGCTGGGACGCGAAATTGAGCGTGACCGAGATGGTCAACGCCGGCGTGCGCCAAGCCTACCTGCATCCGGACAACGTATTGCGCGCGTCGATTCTGGCCGATCCGGCCGGCAAGCGCATCAACACTAAAGACAACACGCCGGCGGTGGTGCATATGGAATTGGTGCCGGGCGATAAGGTAGACGTGGAAGTCGCGGCCAAGGGCGGCGGTTCGGAAGCCAAATCCAAATTCGTCATGTTGAATCCGGCCGACAACATCGTCGATTGGGTATTGAAGACCGTGCCGACCATGGGCGCCGGCTGGTGCCCGCCCGGCATTCTCGGCATCGGCATCGGCGGCACCGCCGAAAAAGCCATGATTTTGGCCAAGCAGGCCTGCATGGGCTCTATCGACATTCAAGATTTGCTTGCTCGCGGCCCGAGCAACGCGCTGGAAGAATTGCGGTTGGAACTGTACGACAAAGTCAACGCGCTGGGCATAGGCGCGCAAGGCTTGGGCGGTTTGACCACGGTGCTGGACGTCAAAATCCTGGACTACCCGACCCACGCCGCCAACAAGCCGGTGGCGATGATCCCCAACTGCGCAGCCACCCGCCACGCGCATTTCGTGCTGGACGGTTCCGGTCCGGCGCTGCTAACGCCGCCCAAATTATCCGACTGGCCGGAAATCACCCAATCCGCCAGCAGCGCCCGCCGGGTCAATATCGATGGTCTGACCAAGCAAGACGTTGCCGACTGGAAACCCGGCGAAACCCTGCTGCTCAGCGGCACTTTATTGACCGGCCGCGACGCCGCCCATAAGCGCATCGTCGATTTATTGAACAAGGGCGAACCGTTACCGGACGGCGTCGATTTAAAAGACAAGTTTATCTACTACGTCGGCCCGGTCGATCCGGTGCGCGACGAAGTGGTCGGCCCGGCCGGCCCCACGACGGCGACGCGGATGGACAGTTTTACCGACACCGTGCTGGAACAGACCGGCTTGCTGGGCATGATCGGTAAATCCGAACGCGGCCCGCAAGCGATAGAAGCCATCGCCAAGCATAAAGCGGTGTATTTGATCGCGGTCGGCGGCGCGGCCTATCTGGTGTCCAAAGCCATCAAACAGGCGCGGGTCGTGGCTTTCCCGGAACTGGGCATGGAAGCGATTCACGAATTCGTGGTCGAAGACATGCCGGTCACCGTGGCGGTCGATAGCCGCGGCGAGTCTATTCATAACAGCGCGCCTAAGCTGTGGCAGGCCAAAATCGGCAAAATCAAGCTGGTGGCGGAGTAG
- a CDS encoding efflux transporter outer membrane subunit, with protein MPLLRKPASNLKLCAWLVAAACACQPLPPRDPQDLAFAAPQQWSDRPAAAEQAVAAWLDSFADPQLSALVAAGLTGNFDLQAAAARIDAAREQAVVAGAGRWPQAYFNPGYQRSRDFGVESGQFSALFNLSWELDVWGRIKAGQQAAVSNAAAVADDYLAARLSLAARIAQTYFALSEARLQASVAAQSVHDRGVIANLVRGRFNKGLTRGLDLRLVLTDLANAEAQLAQADNEVQLLARQLQTLLGRYPDGRIVQTEASRESGSAPKSLPEPPPGLAAGLPAELLQRRPDIAAAFKRLQAADSGLESAEKALLPRVTLTAAGGTASPALAEIVDPRAAAWNLAAGLAQPLFTGDRLQAEIRLNQARVRDAYQQYQSVVLAAFREVEQALAAEVRLREQEQALREAVEQTEASRKLAVYSYQQGLIEILTLLDSYRSTLNAQSAHLAVQRQLLANRINLYLALGGPV; from the coding sequence ATGCCATTACTCCGAAAACCGGCCTCGAATTTAAAGCTCTGCGCTTGGCTGGTAGCGGCGGCGTGCGCTTGCCAGCCATTGCCGCCGCGCGATCCGCAGGATTTAGCGTTTGCCGCGCCGCAGCAGTGGTCGGACCGGCCGGCCGCAGCGGAGCAGGCGGTAGCGGCTTGGCTGGATAGCTTCGCCGACCCGCAGTTGAGCGCGTTAGTGGCAGCCGGCCTGACCGGAAATTTCGATTTGCAGGCCGCCGCGGCCCGCATCGATGCCGCCCGCGAACAAGCGGTGGTGGCCGGCGCCGGGCGTTGGCCGCAAGCCTATTTCAATCCCGGTTACCAGCGCAGCCGCGATTTCGGCGTCGAATCCGGCCAGTTTTCGGCATTGTTCAATCTGAGTTGGGAACTGGACGTCTGGGGTCGGATCAAGGCCGGACAGCAGGCCGCCGTCAGTAACGCCGCAGCGGTTGCCGACGATTATCTGGCCGCCCGCTTATCGTTGGCGGCGCGGATCGCCCAAACCTATTTCGCGTTGAGCGAAGCCCGGTTACAAGCCAGCGTTGCGGCGCAATCGGTGCACGACCGCGGCGTGATCGCCAATTTGGTACGCGGCCGCTTCAACAAGGGCCTGACCCGCGGTCTGGATTTGCGCTTGGTGTTGACCGACTTGGCGAATGCCGAAGCGCAATTGGCGCAAGCCGACAACGAAGTGCAATTGTTGGCGCGGCAACTGCAAACCTTGCTCGGCCGTTACCCGGACGGGCGCATAGTCCAAACCGAAGCGAGCCGCGAATCCGGCTCGGCGCCGAAAAGCTTGCCGGAGCCGCCGCCGGGCCTGGCCGCCGGTCTGCCGGCCGAGCTGCTGCAACGCCGCCCGGACATCGCTGCCGCCTTCAAACGCTTGCAGGCCGCAGATTCGGGTTTGGAAAGCGCCGAGAAAGCCTTGCTGCCGCGCGTGACGTTGACAGCCGCCGGCGGCACCGCAAGCCCGGCCTTGGCCGAAATTGTCGATCCGCGCGCCGCGGCCTGGAATCTGGCCGCCGGCCTGGCCCAGCCTTTGTTCACCGGCGACCGCTTGCAAGCCGAGATTCGGCTGAACCAGGCCAGAGTCCGCGACGCCTACCAGCAATACCAAAGCGTGGTGTTGGCCGCGTTCCGCGAAGTCGAACAAGCCTTGGCCGCCGAAGTTCGCTTGCGCGAACAGGAACAGGCGCTACGCGAGGCCGTCGAGCAAACCGAAGCCAGCCGCAAGCTGGCGGTGTATTCCTACCAGCAGGGCTTGATCGAAATCCTGACCTTGCTGGACAGCTACCGCAGCACCTTGAACGCGCAAAGCGCGCATCTGGCGGTGCAGCGCCAATTATTGGCCAATCGCATCAACTTGTATTTAGCCTTGGGCGGCCCGGTGTGA
- the ileS gene encoding isoleucine--tRNA ligase — protein MTIDYKQTLNLPKTEFAMKANLAQREPEMLKQWNENQLYQKIREACAGRPKFILHDGPPYANGAIHIGHAVNKVLKDIIVKSKTLAGFDAPYVPGWDCHGLPIELMVEKSVGKAGVKVSPAEFRKECRAYAKKQVGIQKEEFIRLGVLGDWDNPYLTMDFAFEADIVRALGRIAAKGHLSKGFKPVHWCTDCGSALAEAEVEYEDKHSPAIDVRFAVVDEHAFMAKCHHAGDREGQGPLSVVIWTTTPWTLPANQAVALNPELEYAVVQCEIDGQTERLLLAEALLKDAVLRYGIGEHHIVGYCKGNALEGLLLQHPFYDRQVPIILGDHVTTDAGTGAVHTAPGHGQEDYVVGMKYDLPVDNPVGSNGVFLPGTELFAGQHVFSANDKVLDVLRERGKLLHHHALLHSYPHCWRHKTPIIFRATPQWFISMNQNGLRDTALNEVKRVDWIPDWGQARIEAMISNRPDWCISRQRTWGVPIAFFVHKETGELHPRSAELIEQVAQRIEQQGIDAWFELDAAELLGAEAEHYEKVADTLDVWFDSGVTHAAVLERREQLKFPADLYLEGSDQHRGWFQSSLMASVAMNDVAPYKEVLTHGFTVDAEGKKMSKSKGNVVLPQTVMKSLGADVLRLWVASTDYRYEMSVSDEILKRTSDAYRRLRNTARFLLANLDGFDPAQHLVGKNDLLALDRWVVDKAWQLQKEIKIAYDEYQFQVIYQKVLNFCSIDLGGFYLDIVKDRQYTAKEDCLARRSGQTAMYHVIEAMVRWLAPITSYTADEIWSVIPGQRGESVFLETWYQGLFPLEADAAINRDTWDKVMAVRAAVSKELESLRKDGAIGASLNAEVELYCDEVYATELNKLGKELHFVFITSNAGVSDMQFCPDDAVTTDIDGLKVKVSVSEQQKCVRCWHQRYDIGEHPEHPELCGRCVENVAGAGETRLYA, from the coding sequence ATGACCATCGATTATAAACAAACCCTGAACCTGCCCAAGACCGAATTTGCAATGAAGGCTAACCTGGCCCAGCGCGAGCCGGAGATGCTGAAACAGTGGAACGAAAACCAGCTGTATCAAAAGATTCGCGAAGCTTGCGCCGGCCGGCCCAAATTCATTTTGCACGACGGCCCTCCCTACGCCAACGGCGCCATCCACATCGGCCACGCGGTCAATAAAGTCCTGAAGGACATCATCGTCAAATCCAAAACCCTGGCCGGTTTCGACGCGCCCTATGTACCGGGTTGGGATTGCCATGGCCTGCCGATCGAATTGATGGTGGAAAAGTCGGTCGGCAAGGCCGGCGTTAAAGTGTCGCCGGCCGAATTCCGCAAGGAATGCCGCGCCTATGCCAAGAAGCAGGTCGGCATCCAGAAAGAAGAATTCATCCGCCTCGGCGTGCTGGGCGATTGGGACAATCCCTATCTGACCATGGATTTCGCGTTCGAGGCCGACATTGTCCGCGCCTTGGGCCGTATCGCCGCCAAAGGCCATTTGAGCAAGGGTTTCAAGCCGGTGCACTGGTGTACCGATTGCGGCTCGGCGCTCGCCGAGGCGGAAGTCGAATACGAGGACAAGCATTCGCCGGCCATAGACGTGCGCTTCGCCGTGGTCGACGAGCATGCCTTCATGGCCAAGTGCCACCATGCCGGCGACCGCGAAGGCCAAGGCCCGCTGTCGGTGGTGATCTGGACCACTACGCCGTGGACCTTGCCCGCCAATCAGGCGGTGGCGTTGAATCCGGAACTGGAATACGCCGTCGTGCAATGCGAAATCGACGGCCAAACCGAACGCCTGCTGTTGGCCGAAGCGCTGTTGAAGGACGCGGTATTGCGTTACGGCATCGGCGAGCACCACATCGTCGGCTATTGCAAGGGCAACGCGCTGGAAGGTTTGTTGCTGCAACATCCGTTCTACGACCGCCAAGTGCCGATCATCCTCGGCGACCACGTCACTACCGACGCGGGTACCGGCGCCGTGCATACCGCGCCCGGCCACGGCCAGGAAGACTACGTGGTCGGCATGAAATACGATTTGCCGGTCGACAATCCGGTCGGCAGCAACGGCGTATTTTTGCCCGGCACCGAATTGTTCGCCGGCCAGCACGTATTCAGCGCCAACGACAAGGTGTTGGACGTGCTGCGCGAGCGCGGCAAGTTACTGCACCACCACGCCTTGCTGCATAGCTATCCGCATTGCTGGCGCCACAAAACGCCGATCATCTTCCGCGCGACGCCGCAATGGTTTATTTCGATGAACCAAAACGGCTTGCGCGACACGGCATTGAACGAAGTCAAACGTGTCGATTGGATTCCCGACTGGGGGCAAGCCCGGATCGAAGCGATGATTTCCAATCGCCCGGATTGGTGCATTTCCCGTCAGCGCACCTGGGGCGTGCCGATCGCCTTCTTCGTGCATAAAGAGACCGGCGAATTGCATCCGCGCAGCGCCGAATTGATCGAACAGGTCGCGCAACGCATTGAGCAACAAGGCATCGACGCCTGGTTCGAACTGGATGCGGCGGAACTGCTCGGCGCCGAGGCCGAACACTACGAAAAAGTCGCCGATACTCTGGACGTGTGGTTCGACTCCGGCGTGACCCATGCCGCCGTGTTGGAACGCCGAGAACAACTGAAATTTCCGGCCGATCTGTATCTGGAAGGCTCGGACCAGCACCGCGGTTGGTTCCAGTCGTCGTTGATGGCTTCCGTCGCCATGAACGATGTCGCGCCATATAAAGAAGTGTTGACCCACGGCTTCACGGTCGACGCCGAGGGCAAGAAAATGTCCAAATCCAAGGGCAACGTGGTACTGCCGCAAACGGTGATGAAATCGCTGGGCGCCGACGTGTTGCGCCTATGGGTGGCAAGCACCGACTACCGCTACGAAATGTCGGTCTCCGACGAGATTCTGAAACGGACCTCGGACGCCTACCGCCGCTTGCGCAATACCGCGCGCTTTTTGCTGGCAAACCTGGACGGCTTCGACCCGGCTCAGCATTTGGTCGGCAAAAACGATCTGCTGGCGCTGGACCGCTGGGTGGTCGACAAGGCCTGGCAGTTGCAAAAAGAAATCAAGATTGCCTATGACGAATACCAATTCCAGGTCATTTACCAAAAAGTGCTGAACTTCTGCAGCATCGACTTGGGCGGCTTTTATCTGGACATCGTCAAGGACAGGCAATACACCGCCAAGGAAGACTGCCTGGCGCGTCGCTCCGGCCAGACCGCGATGTACCACGTCATTGAGGCGATGGTGCGCTGGCTGGCGCCGATCACCAGCTACACCGCCGACGAAATCTGGTCTGTCATTCCCGGCCAACGCGGCGAGTCGGTATTTTTGGAAACCTGGTACCAAGGCCTGTTCCCGCTGGAGGCCGACGCCGCGATCAACCGCGACACTTGGGACAAAGTCATGGCGGTGCGCGCGGCGGTGTCCAAGGAACTGGAAAGTTTGCGCAAGGACGGCGCGATCGGCGCGTCGTTGAATGCCGAAGTCGAGCTGTATTGCGACGAGGTCTACGCCACCGAATTGAACAAATTGGGCAAGGAACTGCACTTCGTCTTCATTACTTCGAACGCCGGCGTTTCCGACATGCAATTCTGCCCGGACGATGCGGTCACGACCGACATCGACGGCTTGAAGGTCAAGGTCAGCGTCTCGGAACAACAAAAATGCGTGCGTTGCTGGCACCAGCGTTACGACATCGGCGAACATCCGGAGCATCCGGAACTGTGCGGCCGTTGCGTGGAGAACGTAGCCGGTGCCGGCGAGACTCGCTTGTATGCTTAA
- a CDS encoding efflux RND transporter periplasmic adaptor subunit: MNDKSRWLQILLPAAVLSAAVGAAWAMIALRPGSLPAPAEPPVPRVEVVAARPQTLKLNVRSQGVVAPREAIDLIAQVSGKVDRIHPALVSGGFFRADEVLASIDRRDYDYAIVATQAKIAEAKRVLINERAQAEQALSEWQALGQGEASDLALRKPQLAEAEAKLQAAEADLAKAKLDRSRCEIRAPFSGRVLSKQIGRGQFLPAGASIARIYANDIAEIRLPVGINELAFLDLPLSASGPAAHWPAVTLSAEVAGKPQTWQGRIVRSEAELDSSSGQLFLVAQVEQPDTSRDGGAPLLSGLFVQAEIEGVARAGLYALPRNALNNLQQVKLVDADRRLVFRDVEVLRSEPDRVVVKSGLQAGERIVVSDLPLPVAGMQVEVAPSQP, from the coding sequence GTGAACGATAAATCCCGTTGGTTACAAATTCTTTTGCCGGCCGCCGTATTGAGCGCGGCCGTCGGCGCCGCTTGGGCGATGATCGCCTTGCGGCCCGGCAGTTTACCGGCGCCGGCCGAGCCGCCGGTGCCGCGGGTCGAGGTCGTCGCTGCCCGGCCGCAAACCTTGAAACTGAACGTGCGGTCGCAAGGCGTGGTCGCGCCGCGCGAAGCGATAGACTTGATCGCCCAAGTCTCTGGAAAAGTTGATCGGATCCACCCGGCGCTGGTGTCCGGCGGCTTTTTCAGGGCCGACGAGGTGTTGGCCAGCATCGATCGGCGCGACTACGACTACGCCATCGTTGCCACTCAGGCCAAGATCGCCGAAGCCAAGCGGGTGTTGATCAACGAACGCGCCCAGGCCGAGCAGGCGCTGAGCGAATGGCAGGCCTTGGGCCAGGGCGAAGCCAGCGATCTGGCCTTACGCAAGCCGCAACTGGCCGAAGCCGAGGCCAAATTGCAAGCCGCAGAAGCCGATCTGGCCAAGGCCAAGCTGGACCGTAGCCGCTGCGAAATCCGCGCGCCGTTTTCCGGGCGGGTGTTGAGCAAACAAATCGGCCGCGGCCAGTTTCTACCGGCCGGTGCCAGCATCGCCCGAATTTACGCCAACGACATCGCCGAAATCCGGCTGCCGGTCGGCATCAACGAATTGGCCTTTCTGGATTTGCCGTTAAGCGCATCCGGGCCGGCGGCGCATTGGCCGGCCGTTACGTTGAGCGCGGAAGTGGCCGGCAAGCCGCAAACCTGGCAGGGCCGCATCGTCCGCAGCGAAGCCGAACTGGATAGCAGCAGCGGCCAGTTGTTTCTGGTCGCTCAAGTCGAACAGCCCGATACTAGCCGCGACGGCGGCGCGCCGCTGCTGAGCGGCTTGTTCGTGCAAGCCGAGATCGAAGGCGTGGCCCGCGCAGGTCTGTATGCCTTGCCGCGCAACGCTTTGAACAATCTGCAGCAGGTCAAACTGGTCGATGCCGACCGGCGCTTGGTTTTCCGCGACGTGGAAGTCCTGCGCAGCGAACCGGACCGCGTCGTGGTCAAATCCGGCTTGCAAGCCGGCGAGCGCATCGTGGTCTCGGACCTGCCGCTGCCGGTGGCCGGCATGCAGGTCGAAGTCGCGCCGAGCCAACCATGA
- a CDS encoding nitroreductase family protein, translated as MHRKPAQTSVEISGLIAERWSPRAFAADRPVSRRDLTALMEAARWAPSCFNDQPWRFIVCDKFSDGEAWQIALSAVAEKNRLWAHNAPVLLLAVAMNNFNHNGKPNRWAPYDTGAAALSICIQATALGLAAHQMGGFDADLARQSFGLPEDCTPMAMIAVGYPADASVLPEDFQAGERGERSRAALEQRFYCGHWGKAFD; from the coding sequence ATGCATAGAAAACCAGCCCAAACCTCGGTAGAAATTAGCGGCCTGATCGCCGAACGCTGGAGCCCGCGCGCATTTGCCGCCGACCGACCGGTCAGCCGGCGCGACTTGACCGCGTTAATGGAAGCGGCGCGTTGGGCGCCGTCGTGTTTTAACGACCAGCCCTGGCGCTTTATCGTTTGCGACAAATTCAGCGACGGCGAAGCCTGGCAAATCGCGCTGTCCGCCGTTGCCGAAAAAAACCGGTTATGGGCGCACAATGCGCCGGTGTTGTTGCTGGCGGTAGCGATGAATAACTTCAACCACAACGGCAAGCCGAACCGTTGGGCGCCTTACGATACCGGCGCCGCCGCCCTGAGCATCTGTATCCAGGCCACCGCCTTGGGATTGGCGGCCCACCAAATGGGCGGTTTCGATGCCGATCTGGCCCGGCAAAGTTTCGGCCTGCCGGAAGACTGTACGCCGATGGCGATGATCGCGGTCGGCTATCCGGCGGATGCCTCGGTATTGCCCGAGGATTTTCAGGCCGGCGAGCGCGGCGAACGCAGCCGGGCGGCTTTGGAGCAGCGCTTCTATTGCGGACACTGGGGCAAAGCCTTCGATTAA